A single window of Mycolicibacterium madagascariense DNA harbors:
- a CDS encoding catalase, whose product MTEKIATTDGGAPVPSVEHSLSVGPDGPLLLQDHYLIEQMANFNRERIPERQPHAKGGGAFGVFEVTNDISQYTKAAFLQPGVKTEMVARFSTVAGERGSPDTWRDPRGFSLKFYTSEGNWDMVGNNTPVFFVRDPMKFQNFIRSQKRMAANNLRDHNMQWDFWTLVPESAHQVTYLMGDRGIPKTWRHMNGYSSHTYSLVNEAGVLSWVKYHFISDQGVDYLTQEDADRIAGEDGDYHQRDLFDSIEAGNHPSWTLKIQVMPFDDAKTYRINPFDLTKVWPHGDYPLIEVGKMTLNRNVVDYHAQVEQVAFEPNNLVPGTGLSPDKMLLARGFSYADAHRARLGVNYKQIPVNEPKVEVNAYSKDGAMRIKLATDPVYAPNSMGGPVAEDPKKVAEVHWASDGDMVRTAYALRPEDDDWSQAGSLVRDVFDDDARERLVGNIVGHVLDGVKEPVLSRVFEYWTNIDPEIGKKVEEGVRAQSGS is encoded by the coding sequence ATGACGGAGAAAATCGCAACGACCGACGGCGGCGCTCCCGTACCAAGCGTCGAACACTCGCTGAGCGTCGGCCCCGACGGACCCCTGCTGCTCCAGGACCACTACCTGATCGAGCAGATGGCGAACTTCAACCGCGAGCGCATCCCGGAGCGTCAGCCCCACGCCAAGGGCGGTGGCGCGTTCGGCGTCTTCGAGGTGACCAACGACATCAGCCAGTACACGAAGGCGGCGTTCCTGCAGCCGGGCGTCAAGACCGAGATGGTGGCGAGGTTCTCCACCGTCGCGGGTGAGCGCGGCAGCCCAGACACGTGGCGGGACCCGCGCGGCTTCTCGCTGAAGTTCTATACGTCCGAGGGCAACTGGGACATGGTCGGCAACAACACGCCGGTGTTCTTCGTGCGCGACCCGATGAAGTTCCAGAACTTCATCCGCAGCCAGAAGCGGATGGCCGCCAACAACCTTCGCGACCACAACATGCAGTGGGATTTCTGGACGCTCGTACCGGAATCGGCGCACCAGGTCACCTACCTCATGGGCGACCGCGGCATCCCCAAGACGTGGCGTCACATGAACGGCTACTCCAGCCACACCTACAGCCTGGTGAACGAGGCCGGCGTGCTGTCCTGGGTGAAGTACCACTTCATCTCCGACCAGGGCGTCGACTACCTGACGCAGGAGGACGCCGACCGCATCGCCGGCGAGGACGGCGACTACCACCAGCGCGACCTCTTCGACTCCATCGAGGCGGGCAACCATCCCAGCTGGACGCTGAAGATCCAGGTCATGCCGTTCGACGACGCGAAGACCTACCGCATCAACCCGTTCGACCTGACGAAGGTGTGGCCGCACGGCGACTACCCGCTCATCGAGGTCGGCAAGATGACGCTCAACCGCAACGTGGTCGACTACCACGCGCAGGTCGAGCAGGTCGCGTTCGAACCGAACAACCTCGTCCCTGGCACCGGACTCAGCCCCGACAAGATGTTGCTCGCACGCGGGTTCTCCTACGCCGACGCGCACCGCGCCCGACTTGGGGTGAACTACAAGCAGATTCCGGTCAACGAGCCCAAGGTCGAGGTCAACGCCTACTCCAAGGACGGCGCGATGCGCATCAAGCTCGCGACCGACCCGGTCTATGCGCCGAACTCGATGGGCGGCCCCGTCGCCGAGGATCCGAAGAAGGTGGCCGAGGTGCACTGGGCCTCCGACGGCGACATGGTCCGCACGGCGTATGCGCTGCGCCCCGAGGACGACGACTGGAGCCAGGCGGGTTCACTGGTCCGCGACGTCTTCGACGACGACGCGCGGGAACGCCTGGTCGGCAACATCGTCGGCCACGTGCTCGACGGCGTGAAGGAACCGGTGCTGTCGCGGGTGTTCGAGTACTGGACCAACATCGATCCCGAGATCGGCAAGAAGGTCGAGGAGGGCGTGCGCGCCCAGTCGGGCAGCTAG
- a CDS encoding GAF domain-containing protein, whose product MSDGGDGVEESRWPRFMERSSVGWPLALGAAATLSSGGGGLVDSHGQKVAWYLVSAVALVGGVLFSLAREHRREKMDEAMDAKRLREAEESQSVIDGQLSPVLQLVAELVATVDADKRRETAGEVRSAVVVAASVIVGSANVRANLFETEPESGGHCMRPKLFHGRGQKSQRVFRPGDPTMDKALAAQYRFVDQVDPDQGLAYETFLTHPITDGTHVYGVLTVDAPRTGDLSEERDINIVRVLATIAAISYAAAYDQR is encoded by the coding sequence GTGTCTGACGGCGGCGACGGGGTCGAGGAGAGCCGCTGGCCACGGTTCATGGAGCGGTCCTCAGTGGGGTGGCCGCTGGCTCTGGGCGCAGCGGCGACGCTGTCGTCGGGTGGCGGCGGCTTGGTCGATTCCCACGGGCAGAAGGTGGCGTGGTACCTCGTCTCCGCCGTCGCCCTGGTTGGAGGAGTGCTGTTCTCCCTGGCTCGGGAGCACCGCCGAGAGAAGATGGACGAGGCGATGGACGCCAAGCGGCTTCGAGAGGCCGAAGAGAGCCAGAGCGTCATCGACGGTCAACTGAGCCCCGTTCTGCAGTTGGTGGCGGAACTCGTCGCCACGGTCGACGCCGACAAGCGCCGGGAGACCGCGGGAGAGGTGCGTAGTGCGGTGGTCGTCGCGGCGAGCGTCATCGTCGGGTCGGCCAACGTTCGCGCCAACCTCTTCGAGACCGAACCCGAGTCAGGCGGACATTGCATGCGCCCCAAGCTGTTCCACGGCCGCGGCCAGAAATCGCAGCGGGTGTTTCGCCCCGGGGACCCGACCATGGACAAGGCCCTCGCCGCTCAGTACCGGTTCGTCGATCAGGTCGATCCCGACCAAGGCCTGGCGTACGAGACCTTCCTGACGCATCCGATCACCGACGGCACGCACGTCTACGGTGTGCTCACGGTGGATGCGCCCCGCACTGGTGACCTGTCGGAGGAACGGGACATCAACATCGTCCGCGTGCTTGCGACGATCGCGGCGATCTCCTACGCAGCGGCTTATGACCAGCGTTGA